One genomic segment of Deinococcus sp. HSC-46F16 includes these proteins:
- a CDS encoding LacI family DNA-binding transcriptional regulator → MVEGDVTRKPTIQDVARRAGVGVGTVSRVLNNHPSVRGATREGVLRAIADLDYTPNPHARRIAGGKSYTISVLLPVVTTEFYVRLLDGLESAFQAARYDVAIFPLLDRSRLERYLGSHTLAYQADGLVMATYNLTSLLAERRVRTGQPTVLVDAYAEGVDCAYMDNVTGGRLAGEYAATLPGDLYAVWVETELDQLFTTRVFEDRRSGFVAALTAAGRPLRGEFTASFDPLAARTVAAGLLDAAALPCTVFASADLLAGALLDEVHARGLTIGEDVRVIGFDDQPWAAARALTTLHQPVEAMGFEAAGLLLGRLGGYRGPARARRFDPRLVVRGSA, encoded by the coding sequence ATGGTGGAAGGTGACGTGACGCGCAAACCCACGATTCAGGATGTGGCCCGGCGGGCCGGGGTGGGGGTCGGCACCGTGTCGCGCGTGCTGAACAACCACCCGTCGGTGCGCGGCGCCACGCGCGAGGGCGTGCTGCGGGCCATCGCCGACCTCGACTACACCCCCAATCCGCACGCCCGCCGCATCGCAGGGGGCAAAAGCTACACCATCAGCGTGCTGCTGCCCGTCGTGACCACCGAGTTCTACGTGCGGCTGCTTGACGGGCTGGAGAGTGCCTTTCAGGCCGCCCGCTACGACGTGGCGATCTTTCCGCTGCTCGACCGCTCGCGGCTGGAGCGCTACCTGGGCTCGCACACGCTGGCCTATCAGGCCGACGGGCTGGTGATGGCCACCTACAACCTCACCTCGCTGCTCGCCGAACGGCGGGTCCGCACCGGGCAGCCCACGGTGCTGGTCGACGCCTACGCCGAGGGGGTGGACTGCGCCTACATGGACAACGTAACGGGCGGGCGCCTCGCCGGGGAGTACGCGGCGACCCTGCCGGGGGACCTGTATGCGGTCTGGGTGGAGACCGAACTCGACCAGCTCTTCACCACCCGCGTCTTCGAGGACCGGCGCAGCGGATTTGTGGCGGCCCTCACGGCGGCGGGGCGGCCCCTGCGCGGCGAATTCACCGCGAGCTTCGACCCCCTCGCGGCCCGGACGGTCGCCGCTGGCCTGCTTGACGCGGCGGCGCTGCCCTGCACGGTCTTCGCCTCCGCCGACCTGCTGGCGGGCGCCCTGCTGGACGAGGTCCACGCACGGGGCTTGACCATCGGCGAGGACGTGCGGGTGATCGGCTTCGACGACCAGCCGTGGGCGGCGGCCCGCGCCCTGACCACCCTGCACCAGCCCGTCGAGGCGATGGGGTTTGAGGCGGCGGGCCTGCTGCTCGGGCGGCTGGGCGGCTACCGGGGTCCGGCCCGCGCCCGGCGTTTCGACCCCCGGCTGGTCGTGCGCGGCTCGGCGTAG
- a CDS encoding copper chaperone PCu(A)C translates to MSRPTPLLLSLALAAVVIPAAAIRSQAGQPSAPVAHSTHAVPAPSSSATSAQRLPLTVQGASVVAVPPGATETSAGMTLRNPGKTPVVLTSARSSAAGHVMLMTTRRDAQGRVGMSGVKSLTVPAGGQLILKPGGDHLMLMDLMRPLKPGERVPLVLVARDGRTLTVSATVRLP, encoded by the coding sequence ATGTCCAGACCCACCCCCCTGCTCCTCTCCTTGGCGCTCGCCGCCGTCGTGATTCCCGCCGCCGCGATTCGCAGCCAGGCGGGGCAACCCTCTGCTCCGGTGGCCCATTCCACCCACGCGGTGCCCGCCCCGTCCTCCTCTGCCACCTCGGCCCAGCGCCTGCCCCTCACCGTGCAGGGGGCCAGCGTGGTCGCGGTGCCGCCTGGCGCGACCGAGACGAGCGCGGGCATGACCCTGCGCAATCCTGGCAAGACCCCGGTGGTGCTCACGTCGGCCCGCAGCTCTGCCGCCGGACACGTCATGCTGATGACCACCCGGCGCGACGCCCAGGGGCGGGTCGGCATGAGCGGGGTGAAAAGCCTGACCGTTCCGGCGGGCGGGCAACTCATCCTGAAGCCGGGCGGAGACCACCTGATGCTGATGGACCTGATGCGGCCGCTCAAGCCCGGCGAGCGTGTTCCGCTGGTGCTCGTCGCGCGGGACGGCCGCACCCTGACCGTCTCCGCCACCGTCCGCCTGCCCTGA
- a CDS encoding SCO family protein codes for MTEPTPLPSAPRPRPWYLSALLAAVAVTLVLGGAWVYARVQSPFPYYGTAYTPPVAAAPFRGTDQNGQPWTFTPGGSGRATALFFGFTHCPNICPLTLAYLERARQALPAEQRDKVDVVLVSVDPQRDTPERLKAYVEYFGKATGVRVPASALPEVARAYGVGYQKADVEGPDDYQINHTTATYLIDAGGKLRVLWDYTQLTDVERVTRDLTHVLENPLP; via the coding sequence ATGACTGAGCCCACCCCGCTGCCCTCCGCCCCCCGCCCGCGTCCCTGGTACCTCTCGGCGCTGCTGGCGGCGGTGGCGGTGACGCTCGTGCTGGGCGGCGCGTGGGTGTACGCCCGCGTGCAGAGTCCCTTTCCCTACTACGGCACGGCCTACACGCCCCCGGTGGCGGCGGCGCCTTTCCGGGGCACCGACCAGAACGGCCAGCCCTGGACCTTCACGCCCGGTGGGTCGGGCCGGGCGACCGCGCTCTTTTTCGGCTTCACCCACTGCCCCAACATCTGCCCACTGACGCTGGCGTACCTCGAACGGGCGCGGCAGGCGCTGCCCGCCGAGCAGCGCGACAAGGTGGACGTGGTGCTGGTCAGCGTGGACCCGCAGCGCGATACGCCGGAGCGCCTCAAGGCCTACGTCGAATACTTCGGGAAAGCCACCGGGGTGCGCGTGCCCGCGTCCGCGCTGCCGGAGGTCGCCCGCGCCTATGGGGTGGGCTACCAGAAGGCGGACGTGGAGGGGCCGGACGACTACCAGATCAACCACACCACCGCCACCTACCTGATTGACGCGGGCGGCAAGCTCCGCGTGCTGTGGGACTACACCCAGCTCACCGACGTGGAGCGGGTCACGCGCGACCTTACCCACGTTCTGGAGAACCCGCTGCCATGA
- a CDS encoding cytochrome c oxidase assembly protein translates to MTFLPMTLAPADLNPGLAELLALRFDPLVWLPVLAVTALYFWHYARARRTPEGRANWPVWKTVLFGLGVVLLILSTQSAATNLTVNSMALYMARLMVLAEVVPPLLVLGLPRGIQIDPRRPFGRLLGVLLDPWVALAVWSAVIIFWNVPAGFNASVVTNTAAALLPALYLLSSLMVWSVVLRPLPTVQPAHIGSRGWFGLLAALPMMAVASVWLYSRQVLYTPYVGALCLWDLSPLQNQQISGWIMMVAGLPAMALALVQLMMWLIKLADGEQGGTPPAVGD, encoded by the coding sequence ATGACCTTCCTCCCCATGACCCTGGCCCCCGCCGACCTGAACCCCGGCCTGGCCGAACTGCTCGCCCTGCGCTTCGATCCGCTGGTGTGGTTGCCTGTGCTGGCGGTGACGGCGCTGTACTTCTGGCACTACGCCCGCGCCCGCCGCACCCCGGAGGGCCGCGCGAACTGGCCGGTGTGGAAGACCGTGCTCTTCGGCCTCGGCGTGGTGCTGCTGATTCTTTCCACCCAGTCGGCGGCGACGAACCTGACGGTGAACAGCATGGCCCTGTACATGGCCCGGCTGATGGTGCTCGCGGAGGTGGTGCCCCCACTGCTGGTGCTGGGGCTGCCGCGCGGGATTCAAATTGACCCGCGCCGTCCCTTCGGGCGATTGCTGGGCGTGCTACTCGACCCCTGGGTGGCGCTGGCGGTGTGGAGTGCGGTCATCATCTTCTGGAACGTCCCGGCGGGCTTCAACGCCTCAGTGGTGACGAACACGGCCGCCGCCCTGCTGCCCGCCCTGTACCTGCTGAGCAGCCTGATGGTCTGGAGCGTGGTGCTGCGGCCCCTGCCCACCGTGCAGCCCGCGCACATCGGCTCGCGCGGGTGGTTCGGCCTGCTTGCCGCCCTGCCCATGATGGCGGTCGCCAGCGTGTGGCTGTACTCGCGGCAGGTGCTGTACACGCCCTACGTGGGGGCGCTGTGCCTGTGGGACCTCAGCCCCCTGCAAAACCAGCAGATCAGCGGCTGGATCATGATGGTGGCCGGACTGCCCGCGATGGCCCTGGCGTTGGTGCAGCTGATGATGTGGCTGATCAAGCTGGCCGACGGGGAGCAGGGGGGGACGCCGCCCGCGGTGGGGGACTGA